The Flammeovirga yaeyamensis genome segment TTACATTTATTGATGAATAGAGTTTGAGAGGATGTAAATCTTTAATTATAATCAAACGCTAACAAAACTGAAATTATTACCATATGGAATATCAAAATCTTCTTTTAGAGAAAAATGAAGGTTTGCTTGTTGTCACAATCAACAGAGAAAGTAAGCTTAACGCACTAAATGGAAAAACTTTAGAAGAGTTAAAAAGTGCTTTCGAAATGGCTTATGATGAACAAGACATAAGAGCAGTAATTATCACGGGAAAGGGTGAGAAAGCTTTTGTTGCAGGTGCAGATATTTCAGAGTTTAAAGACCTGAATGAACTAAATGCAAGAAAGTTTTCTGAGGAAGGACAAGAAATCTTTAATGGTATAGAAGCATGTCCTAAACCTGTAATTGCAGCTGTAAATGGTTTTGCTTTAGGCGGAGGTTGTGAACTATCCATGGCTTGCCATATTCGTGTGGCCTCAGATAATGCAAAATTCGGTTTACCAGAAGTCTCTTTAGGTATAATTCCAGGTTATGGAGGAACTCAACGTTTACCACAATTAGTTGGAAAGGGTATCGCTAATGAACTAATTTTTACAGGTGATATGATTTCTGCTCAAAGAGCATATGAAATTGGTTTGGTAAACCATGTGGTCCCTCAAGAAGAATTGATGGATAAAGCAAAGTCCTTAGCCAATAAGATCTTAGCAAAAGCACCTTTAGCTATCGCTCATGCAATTGATTGTGTAAATGCATCAACAAAAAATGAAGCAGGTTATCAATCGGAAGCCAATGCGTTTGCTAGTGCAATTAAAACGGAAGATTTTACGGAAGGTACTACTGCCTTTTTAGAAAAAAGAAAACCTAACTTCCAAGGGAAGTAACTTAATAAAATATTGAAATAGACCTCTTTGTATGATTTATTTGTGCAAAGAGGTTTTTCTATTCTAAGAATGTTTAAAAGATTATTATCTGATACAAT includes the following:
- a CDS encoding enoyl-CoA hydratase-related protein — translated: MEYQNLLLEKNEGLLVVTINRESKLNALNGKTLEELKSAFEMAYDEQDIRAVIITGKGEKAFVAGADISEFKDLNELNARKFSEEGQEIFNGIEACPKPVIAAVNGFALGGGCELSMACHIRVASDNAKFGLPEVSLGIIPGYGGTQRLPQLVGKGIANELIFTGDMISAQRAYEIGLVNHVVPQEELMDKAKSLANKILAKAPLAIAHAIDCVNASTKNEAGYQSEANAFASAIKTEDFTEGTTAFLEKRKPNFQGK